The genomic DNA AGTCGCTTGTTTATAAAAacagactgcagtacccacatttgaccacatgatgtccTTCTTTCTTAATTTTTACATCATGCACTTTTTAAACagcgtttgaatgtgtgtgtgaatgggtgaatgatggattgtgttgtaaagcgccttgggggggggggctttatcaaatacaggtcatttaaagttaatttttattttattacatttaaattaaaagtgTTTTGTGCTACGTTGCCTGAATGCACggtttaaaataattttcaaatCATCATCTGATGCCTTTATTTAGATTTTTGGTCCCAGAGATTTGGTCCGTTATTAGTAAGCAGCATCTGAGGCAACCGCTCCAGAACTTGATGTTTTAGGTGGAAAAAATAACAACATGAAATTGGAAGTGAAATCTTGTAGAGTGGAACAAAAACTGTTTATAAGCTCATTCTTGTTGCTTCTGTTGGGCAAAGATCTGGTTCTGAATGATGGAGTCCGATAAGAGGGAGTCACTGAGGAGAATCAGGAAAAACAGCAGGACTCTCCTTCAGGATCTGTTTTCCAGGAATGTTCCCGCTGGAGACAGAGACACCCCcgtgagttagcattagcatgtttcTAATCTTCTCAGCAGAGATTATTAAAGTTTTCCTCACGTCTCCCATTTTCTGAGGGATGAATTTTGTTCCTGTCGCAGATCCCAGGTCAGCCGAGAGATGCTAAAATGATCCACTCCATAGCGAGTCTGATCAGAGCAAAGAGCAAGCTGCTCCTGCTGGAGAATCCAGACTCGGTGCAAGTTTATAAGGTAAGAGTCACTTTTTAATCAGTACAGAGCTGCTGATGTTTGAGAACCGGCCCCCAAGGTTAGACTTTAGTTTCCCTGCTTTTTTATTTCATATGAACGGATTTTCACTCAGGCTGCAAATTTCACTGTTTAAACttagatcatttaaaatcttccagATGTACAAAGATGCTTTATTCGCGTTCTCAAAAGCAGTTCACATGCACCAAAAAACCCACAAATGCaacaaaaaaatgactttttttgcAGGAAACTTTCCTGCAAAAAATCATTTAGGAAGTTTGTGCAAAACTACTCATAATGTTTGGCTTTCTGACCTCATCTGGATGCCCGGGTACTGTAGTATAGTTTTACTGATAATTCAATCCACACTTATTGGCATTAAAATGAGAGAGAAACATGAGCAAAAATTACGATTTTCTTataaaacaaaattaaatgtgtgctttctaaccctaacccatctcaTAATCAGGTGTGGAGTTTTAAATAAGAAAGAGCAGTAAGCTGCACATAAAAGCAATTTATAAAAGttctttacaatttaattttgttTCTTTTGTCCGTGTCAAATCTAGCTAAACGATGCTCTCAGAGCAGGAAAAGGTGGCGTTTACCTGCCGGCCGTCCCGAAGAGGGCTTCCAGTCTGAGCTCCATCCCAGTGGCTCTGAGTCAGTCCTGTCCCCGTTTGCACGACAAACGAAGAGGATCCTTCTCATCGGTCACCTCTCAGAGAACAAGCCGCCACACGGAAAAACTGGTCTAGCAACACTTTCTCATGTTCCTTCGCAGCAAATTTTAAACTCTGTACAAACTTTCCGTCGACTCTCTTTTTCACAGCAGAGTGTCCTGACGGCACAGAGAGAAGCTAAGAAATCCCACGTGATTGTGACGATGACTTATCTGGGACAAGGCCGCAGGGGGTCAGGGTCGGGGTCGTTCCAGGATGAACTGAAGGTGCTTCAGCAGGCCAACGGAGGGGAAAATATTTGTGTCTTCAAACACCTGGTTACTCCAGGAGGTACGTGCTTTCATAATTCCCGTAATAAATGTTTACGGTAAATATTTGACTGTAAAAAGTGTAAAAAGTCCTGCAAGCACTTCATTCTCACTGTTTACTCCACCTTTCCATAGATGATTGATCATTTCTGGTATATTCTAGTATTCATAGTGCTGCCCTGTTTCTATATTATATTAGAATCCATAAATACCCCCTTCTATTCATATTTAATGACACGTATCTGCTAGACGCTATGTTCTTGCTCGTTGGCTTCTCTGCTGATTTTGCCAGAATTACAGAGGGATCAGAACCTTTGTTCATCTTCTAGTTTTTAATTATTTCTCTGATCTGAGGTCAGATTTCTCCAtacttttgcttcttcttctttcctTTTACACTACAGGACGTTAAATAGTCAACAACACTTACACAGGACAAAACTCTAAGAAGCAGTGTCTCCATTGTCAGAGTTGTAACTATAGCTACGGGGAACATGGCACAATCCTTGCCATTGTGTGCAAAAAAAGTgcgaaacaaaaaacaaacaaggtGTGTTATTAGGGATATAGCTGGTGAGCCGTGTTGACGCACGTTTATGCCgttagcggttctggtactttttgggttgcagccgctcGCACCGACGCTTCAACGGTGCGACgcactcacgagggacgagcaaaatatcaaacatgccagaaATTTGTGCGAGGTTACGGTTGCTGATTGGTCGCTGGGTGTTAGTCGCCTCTCGTAAGCCCCTGTATGCTACACGACGCTcagtgcaaaactcgccccggtCTTGTAGATTCTCGCCAGGCTTCAGGAAGTAACACAGACTGTCAGTTATCTCCACCTGCGGTTGTGCAGATGGAATAGACCACAGGTGGACATTATAGGCAATTAGCAAGACATCCCTAATAAACAAGTGGTTCTGCAGATGGCGACGGCAGACTACTCCTCAGTTACTTTCTGATGTTTTTGTCACCTTTGAATGCTGGCGACGCTTCCACTCTAGTTGTAGCGTGAGACGGTGTCTGCGACGGTTCAGGTAGTGCAGCTTGTTCAGGATGGCACATCAGTGCGAGCTGGGGAAAGAAGGTGTGCTGTAGTGTTCAGAGCACGAAGGCGCCACCAGGAGACAGGCCAGTACATCTTGAGACGTGGAGGAGGCCGTAGGAGGGCCACAACCCAGCAGTAGGACCACTACCACTGCCTTCCTGCAAGAATGAAGAGGAGGAAAACTGCCAGAGATTGCAAAATGGCCTCCAGGAGGGCCTCAGGTGTTCGTGTGTTTGTTCAAACGGTCAAAAACAGACTTCATGAGGGTGGTGTGAGGGCCCGACATCCACAGGGGTTGTGCATGCAGCCCAACACCATTTCAGGATGTGTGGCATTTGCCAGAGAACACTGTTGTGtccaccactagggggcagtcaAGGACAGGACATTCGTAAGTGAGGGAGAGAAAAGTTTTTATGCTCATAAACTATGATCGACACTCTATAGTCATGCGCTATCgtgaaatacagtagctgtttagggtcaTACGAGATATAATGTTCTGCATTTTGCTCCTCGTCCTCTCTGATCTTCGATAAGTTGCCGTTCATCTTCTCCCTCTAGACGTTGTGTGGAGATGGTGCCGGCCCCCTTATGGCAACCTTGCTGGTTTAGGGAAATTTTGCTTCCTTCATTTAGAAAAAAATCCAAGTTAAATGAGCGTACGTGATCACTGGATTGACAGCTGGAAGTCGTTGATGCGTGTGGGCTACCGTAGGTGCAGTACCTACTCGCCACTGTGTGGTGCTAAAGAGCCAAATTTCTTCCACACACTGGGGCTTTACCAACATTAGTGCATTCCCCAAAAATCTGCTGTATGGGATCTAAGGTcttctgccctctagtggacaaTGTAAGCATGTTATGGGAAAGCGCCAATTTTATTGTAGATGTTTCATTTTATATAATGGAAATGAACATAAAGATGTGAACAGAGATCGTTTTACATGTCAGGTGTTTAAACTACAATTTATCTGTATAATATTTTAAAACCTT from Nothobranchius furzeri strain GRZ-AD chromosome 10, NfurGRZ-RIMD1, whole genome shotgun sequence includes the following:
- the LOC139072038 gene encoding glutamate rich 3-like yields the protein MFENRPPRSFKIFQMYKDALFAFSKALNDALRAGKGGVYLPAVPKRASSLSSIPVALSQSCPRLHDKRRGSFSSVTSQRTSRHTEKLQSVLTAQREAKKSHVIVTMTYLGQGRRGSGSGSFQDELKVLQQANGGENICVFKHLVTPGDQFQFVSQRHRSHPFSATFYINGIVATRLSSCCEYRYAPGFQQGRKSCFRLTWLAGGMPCHRSEFFLLEGTENKRWQRSRN